The Treponema sp. OMZ 790 genome includes the window ATAAGTGGGATAGGTAAAATAAAATCATCTAACACCCGCTTCAACCTGACATTGCGGACGAGCCGCAAAGCAGGTTAAGCGAATGTTAGACGGACGCCCCAAATTGGGGCGCAGAAAATAAATTTACCCATTCAATTTGCCTTTTTTGTTGTTTAAATACAGGCATAGAATATTGAAAAATGGAGAATTAATAAATGAATGAAAGCAGAATAAAAATTTTGAAAGAAGAAAATATTAACAAAGCACTTTTTAAGCTGGGTATTCCTATGGTTATCAGCTTGTTAGTAGCAGCTTTATATAATGTTGTAGACACATACTTTGTGTCTGGATTGGGAAAAGAGGCTGTTGCCGCTGTTTCTGTTGCATTTCCAATTCAACTTATTTTTCTAGGTATAGGCTTAACATTTGGTGCAGGAGCAGGTTCTTATATATCAAGATTACTTGGAGGCAATAATAGAAAAGAAGCAAATGTTGTAGCTACAGTTTCTCTATTTTCCAGTATGATTTTAGGAATAATAACATCTATTGCATTGTTTGGTTATTTAGAGAGTGTTTTGAGATTCATGGGCGCAATTCCCTCTATTATGGAACTTTCAAAATCCTATACAGACATATTTATAGTGGGTGGTGTTTTAGGAGCAATCAATGTAACACTTGGGAATTTGGCTGTTGCACAAGGAGCTGCTAAAATTTCTTTAAGAGCTATGATTATAGGCTCTGTATCAAATATGATTTTAGATCCAATATTCATATTCGGATTGAATTTAGGAGTAAGAGGTGCTGCTATTGCAACACTAATAGCTAGAGTGATAACAAGTATGATATATGTTATTTACTTTATAGGAGATAAAAATTTAATTGAAATAAAAGTATATAATTTCAAGCCTACTATTGCGATTTACAAAGAGATCTTGAAGATAGGAATTTCCATGTTAATACTTCAGCTCTTGCAAACCATATCCATGAGCAAAATATCCTATGCCGTTTCTTTCTATGGCGAAGAAGCAATTGCTGCAATGGGTATTGTTCTTAGAATTGTAACATTGGGAGCAAATATTGTATTTGGATATATGAAAGGTTTGCAACCCTTAGCAGGTTTTAATTATGGAGCAAAAAATTATGGACGAGTGCAAGAAGCTATAAAAGCGAGCATTAAATGGACAAATATATTTTGTGTAGCGTGGACTCTGGTAATCTATGTATTTGCATCAAATATATTATCTATATTTGGAACTGATGAAGGCGTGATAAGTATAGCAATTCCGGCATTAAGAGCGGGTGTAATAATGTTTGTAACATTTGGATTCCAATTTAGCTACTCTACATTGTATTTATCTATAGGAAAAGCATTAGACGGAGTATTTTTAAATTCATTAAGACAAGGAATTGTATTTATACCTATCATTTTATTGTTGCCTAAATTTATGGGATTGAATGGTGTGATATATGCTCAAGCAATCTCAGATTTATTGACAACGATAATCACAATTCCTTTTGCTGTTAGTGTTCATAAAAAATTGAAATTGAAAACAAAGGGAAATTTATCATTTTGAGATAGATATAGCAGAAAAAATTAAGAAGCGTCTAACACTCGCTTCAACCTGACATTTGTTTTGGCACGAAAGTTGCTTAAGGCGGTCATTGCTAACGCAATTCTCTTTTTTATGCAACTTTCGTGCCAACTTTGCTGACGCTATACGCTTCGGCAAAGACACAAATGCAGGTTAAGCAAATGTTAGATTGACCTGCCTAAAGGCAGGCGGGTAACGGAACCAATCGAAGCATTCTTTCGACGAAAAATAAAAATAATTGCAATGAAAAAAGACATTGCAAGAAGGAAGGTCGAAATGAAACAAAAAAGATTGGTTTCAATGATTGGAATGTTGGTAGTACTTATTAGTGCTTTATTTATGATTACAGGGTGTCCCAATAAACCTTTAGGAAAACCTCAATATACAAAAGAAAATTTTGTATTAAAATTTAAGAATGAAAGCGGCAAAAAGTGTTATGTAGAAATAAGTGGTCGCTCATACTCTACAGAAACAGTTATTGCTAATGGTGAAAACTGGGAGAGTTCTTTTGATTTTCCGCCTGTATTAAAAACTGAAATACCTAGTGATGGCACCGAAAAATCCATAACTGTTAAGGATGTTGTTGTAAGTGGAAAAAGTCCTAATCTAGGCTACTTCTATAATCCAAGATTTACCATTGAAGTGATATCTGATAGTTCTATGTATAGGGGTAAGCTGGAGGATTTTAATAGTAAATCAAAAACTCAATATACAGGAGGAACTTTCCACATAAAATTAGACGGAAATACCTTTAAACTTGATTTTATAAATTAAAAACATAAGAGGAAAGTATAGCTATGAGTAAAGGTAAGCCAATAAAACCGGCTGATACTCAATCAAATATGCAAAATCCGAATAAGGGTACAGCCGGTACAAATCGTCAGTATGACCAAAATTAAGGTAATCCTGGCGAACAGCTAATCCAAATAGAAAAGGGAAGTAATTTTAGTATATGTAGTAATAAGTTCCGTGATTATTACATATACCATTTATTTATTGGTTAATAATAAATCTAACACCCGCTTCAACCTGACATTGCGGAGTAGCCGCAAATGCAGGTTAAGCGAATGTTAGACAGATGCCTTACGGCACAATTAACTGCAACTTTGAAAAAATGGTGCGTGTTTTTTGTAAATTAAAGTGTGTAAAACCCAAATTAAAAGCTTAGGTTCTTTCGAGTAAAGTTGTGTTTTATTATAGTGGCTACTTGGATAAGGAAAATAGAACTTTTATCTGAGAATTTTAAAACTAGTTTAGGAATTCAACGAGTTAAAAGTCCTTCGGACGGTCTGGTAATTATAATAATTACTTTCTAAGGAAAAATAACTTTTATCTGAGTGTTTTTAAACTTTTTAAGGAAATCGACGAGTTAAAAGTCCTTCGGACGGTCATGGTAATTATTATAATTATTTGCTAAGTAAAGTAAAATTTTAGCTTTATAGTAAAATTGTTGATTTTTTAATTTAATGATGAAAAGCTGTATAGGCTAAAAAAAGTCTAATTGTTAAGAATAAGCCTATGATATTTTATAAAAGATTAGTTTTGTAAATAATATAGAATTATAGTTAAATAAATAGTTTTTAGTATATGCGTTAAGTAATATGAAAGTTATATATGCAAATAATAAAGCTTTATAGTAAAATTTTAAGTTTTTTATTTATTAAATATAGTAATAAAAAGCAAAATAGTGTAAAATTAAAAGCATAATTGTTAATATAAGCGATTAAATAAACTAAAAGTGTCTAACACCCGCTTCAACCTGACATTGCGGAGGAGCCGCAAATGCAGGTTAAGCGAATGTTATGCTCACATGCTACTGGTGTGGTTGCTAAAGAAAAAGTACGAGACTTTCGTCGCTTGTAAAAAAAGTAATTTTAGATGGAGATTAAATGATATTTAAAGAAATCAAAAAAGGTTCAACATGGGTTGAAGTTGATTATATGGCAACATGGAAATATGGATATGATTTTATTCTGGATGCCGTTCAAGTTTTAATCGATATGGATTTCAAAGATAATACCCAAAAAGCAGCTACTTTTTTTATTGCTGGAGCCCCCGATGAAGATCATATCGAGGAATTAAGAAAATCAAACCTTAAAGTAAGAGAATGTCCTGTATTTCAAAAAGAATGCGGGGGAATTTCGATTGCAGGAAGCAGCTCATTTATGGAGGTCTCATTTCAAATTTGTTTCTTTAACCAGACTAATGTTATTAAATTGTTTTGTCCGGTAAAAGAATACTTCGAAAAAAATGGCGATCGGGTCTTTGATAACTATCTTAATAGTATTGAAATAAAAGCATATTGTGCAGATACAGAAAGAAGAATAAGAGACGAATTGAAAATAAATTAAAGAAATAAGGCACATAACATCGTTTTCAAAGCCGACAAACCGGTCAAGCCGGTTTGCGGTTTAAAACAATGTTAGATTGACCTGCCTAAAGGCAGGCAGGTAATGGAACCAATCAAAACATTCCTTCGACAAAAAATAAAATAATTGCAGTGAAAAAAAGGA containing:
- a CDS encoding MATE family efflux transporter codes for the protein MNESRIKILKEENINKALFKLGIPMVISLLVAALYNVVDTYFVSGLGKEAVAAVSVAFPIQLIFLGIGLTFGAGAGSYISRLLGGNNRKEANVVATVSLFSSMILGIITSIALFGYLESVLRFMGAIPSIMELSKSYTDIFIVGGVLGAINVTLGNLAVAQGAAKISLRAMIIGSVSNMILDPIFIFGLNLGVRGAAIATLIARVITSMIYVIYFIGDKNLIEIKVYNFKPTIAIYKEILKIGISMLILQLLQTISMSKISYAVSFYGEEAIAAMGIVLRIVTLGANIVFGYMKGLQPLAGFNYGAKNYGRVQEAIKASIKWTNIFCVAWTLVIYVFASNILSIFGTDEGVISIAIPALRAGVIMFVTFGFQFSYSTLYLSIGKALDGVFLNSLRQGIVFIPIILLLPKFMGLNGVIYAQAISDLLTTIITIPFAVSVHKKLKLKTKGNLSF